A single Bacillus sp. HMF5848 DNA region contains:
- the ispG gene encoding flavodoxin-dependent (E)-4-hydroxy-3-methylbut-2-enyl-diphosphate synthase, which yields MGELIHRTKTRPVKVGPLTIGGNDQVVIQSMTTTKTHDVEATVAEIKRLEEAGCQVVRIACPDERAANAIPEIKKRINIPLVADIHFDYKLALKAIEGGIDKIRINPGNIGRKEKVEAVVNAAKAKGIPIRIGVNAGSLEKRILEKYGYPTADGMVESALHHIKILEDLDFHDIIVSLKASDVNLAIEAYEKAAQAFDYPLHLGITESGTLFAGTVKSAAGLGAILSKGIGNTVRISLSADPVEEVKVARELLKSFGLAANAATLISCPTCGRIEIDLIKIANEVEEYIQNIKAPIKVAVLGCAVNGPGEAREADIGIAGARGEGLLFRHGEIVRKVPEATMVEELKKEIDKIAKEYHEKNPTTV from the coding sequence GTGGGTGAACTAATACACCGTACAAAAACCCGTCCTGTTAAGGTTGGTCCATTAACAATTGGCGGAAATGATCAAGTTGTTATTCAAAGTATGACCACAACAAAAACACATGATGTTGAAGCAACTGTTGCTGAAATAAAACGTCTAGAGGAAGCTGGCTGCCAGGTTGTTCGTATCGCTTGTCCGGATGAGAGAGCTGCTAATGCTATCCCGGAAATCAAAAAACGGATTAATATCCCGCTCGTAGCTGATATTCATTTCGATTATAAGCTGGCATTAAAAGCTATTGAGGGTGGGATTGATAAAATAAGAATTAATCCTGGTAATATTGGACGAAAAGAAAAAGTGGAAGCTGTTGTAAATGCAGCAAAAGCAAAAGGCATTCCTATCCGTATAGGTGTAAATGCAGGATCTCTTGAAAAACGTATTCTAGAGAAGTATGGCTATCCTACTGCTGATGGAATGGTCGAAAGTGCATTGCATCATATTAAGATTCTTGAGGATTTAGATTTTCACGATATTATCGTATCGCTAAAAGCTTCAGATGTTAATTTAGCTATTGAAGCTTATGAAAAAGCGGCTCAAGCTTTTGATTATCCTTTACACTTAGGTATTACAGAGTCTGGCACACTGTTTGCTGGTACAGTAAAAAGTGCCGCTGGTTTAGGTGCAATATTAAGTAAGGGAATCGGGAACACAGTTCGTATTTCATTAAGCGCGGATCCAGTAGAAGAAGTGAAGGTTGCCCGCGAATTGCTAAAATCATTTGGTTTAGCGGCTAATGCTGCCACATTAATTTCATGTCCAACGTGTGGTAGAATTGAAATTGATTTAATAAAGATCGCAAATGAAGTAGAAGAGTACATTCAAAATATTAAAGCGCCAATTAAAGTTGCTGTATTAGGTTGTGCTGTTAACGGACCAGGTGAGGCACGAGAAGCTGATATCGGAATAGCTGGTGCTCGTGGCGAAGGTCTCCTGTTCAGACATGGAGAGATTGTAAGAAAAGTACCAGAAGCTACGATGGTAGAGGAATTAAAGAAAGAAATAGATAAAATAGCAAAAGAATATCACGAAAAAAACCCAACAACTGTGTAA
- a CDS encoding DUF4190 domain-containing protein has protein sequence MLAIDETNKDEITTVSNLSEDTVALDENIDVNATTSQSHNQAPTNDYYEETAAEIAVPVRPDVMSRTSDDNQVQTGRTMGWLALALSIISLFAFPVLMGGAGIVLGFIARRRGATSLGAWSIGLGALSLIISLFLFPFV, from the coding sequence ATGTTGGCTATTGATGAAACTAACAAAGATGAAATAACAACAGTATCCAATTTATCAGAGGATACCGTTGCTCTTGATGAAAACATCGATGTGAACGCAACAACAAGTCAATCGCATAACCAAGCACCTACAAATGACTATTATGAGGAAACCGCTGCTGAAATTGCAGTACCGGTTCGCCCGGATGTTATGAGTAGGACTTCTGATGATAATCAAGTACAGACTGGTAGGACTATGGGTTGGTTAGCTTTGGCGCTTTCAATTATATCCTTATTTGCGTTTCCTGTTTTAATGGGGGGGGCAGGAATTGTTCTAGGATTCATTGCAAGACGTCGAGGTGCAACTTCCTTGGGAGCATGGTCAATTGGACTAGGGGCTTTGTCCCTTATCATCTCACTATTTTTATTTCCATTTGTTTAA